The following are from one region of the Candidatus Dadabacteria bacterium genome:
- the dnaN gene encoding DNA polymerase III subunit beta: MMFKIKVGDFSRKLGMIQGVVEKRTTMPILSHVLMSSTDKGLLLEATDLENTATVFCDAQTEGEFKIAVPAGILSDLVREMREEEEISVTAAENNWIEVVTSSGSFKIAGLAADDFPRIPEISSEDLFQVSSEALEEMISKTVFSVSDDEMRRSLSGVFFEKRGEQTLRLVATDGHRLSFVDRKIEGLNLSKDILVPKKAVMEIRRLLRLSKEVRIGSSGNFFVFELGDENLVFISRVIDAEFPDYMQVVPVSTKNTVKVDAASLLLALRRVSLFSADNVRGGGRFVEMAFGEGSMLLGAYLNTGEGRESIPIEYSGEEVRLGFNFTYFQDVLDAVGSPEVIIGFSGHKNPVYVVPCEEGEKQDGYVNVIMPMELDARAAEGQARG, from the coding sequence ATGATGTTTAAAATCAAGGTCGGGGATTTTTCAAGGAAGCTCGGAATGATTCAGGGAGTTGTTGAGAAAAGAACGACCATGCCTATTCTCTCCCATGTCCTTATGAGTTCTACGGACAAAGGCCTTCTGTTGGAAGCCACCGATCTTGAAAACACCGCTACCGTTTTTTGCGACGCTCAGACGGAGGGAGAATTCAAAATAGCGGTTCCCGCCGGAATACTTTCCGACCTCGTAAGGGAAATGCGCGAAGAAGAGGAAATTTCGGTTACCGCCGCCGAGAACAACTGGATCGAGGTGGTAACAAGCTCCGGTTCCTTTAAGATAGCCGGGCTTGCGGCCGATGATTTCCCGAGAATCCCTGAGATTTCCTCCGAGGATCTCTTCCAGGTTTCTTCTGAGGCGCTTGAGGAAATGATATCCAAGACGGTTTTCTCCGTATCGGACGATGAGATGAGAAGGAGTCTCTCCGGGGTGTTTTTTGAAAAAAGGGGAGAGCAAACCCTGAGGCTGGTCGCTACCGACGGCCACAGGCTAAGCTTCGTCGACCGAAAAATAGAGGGTCTTAATCTCTCAAAAGACATACTGGTTCCCAAAAAGGCGGTCATGGAGATAAGAAGGCTTCTTCGTCTCTCAAAAGAGGTCAGAATCGGTAGCAGCGGCAATTTCTTCGTTTTTGAACTCGGGGACGAAAACTTGGTTTTCATCTCAAGGGTGATCGATGCCGAATTTCCAGACTACATGCAGGTAGTTCCGGTCTCGACGAAAAACACGGTCAAGGTTGACGCTGCCAGCCTACTGCTTGCGCTTCGGAGGGTTTCCCTCTTTTCCGCCGACAACGTAAGGGGCGGAGGCAGGTTTGTCGAGATGGCTTTTGGGGAAGGAAGCATGCTCCTTGGCGCCTATCTTAACACCGGCGAGGGAAGGGAGAGTATCCCGATCGAGTATTCTGGGGAAGAGGTCAGGCTGGGTTTTAACTTCACCTACTTTCAGGATGTTCTCGACGCGGTCGGGTCGCCCGAGGTCATAATCGGTTTTTCCGGCCACAAAAACCCGGTGTACGTGGTTCCCTGCGAGGAGGGAGAGAAGCAGGACGGCTACGTGAACGTCATAATGCCAATGGAGCTTGACGCCAGAGCGGCGGAAGGGCAGGCAAGGGGATAA
- the gspN gene encoding type II secretion system protein GspN, which translates to MNIRNRIKIPGKISVPAYVGIFLVSLLAFLLLGFPWDSVERRVAFEIQSNSPVPVLIGSTDLKGISSVELNDVRILLGDRGMLVIDRARVSAGLFSVIFSDDTRVSFSVDAYGGKIDGKVSQNKKKNKVTSAEVDVNSVESSTVSRLFLEGGGISLSGKVDGSVKFLGEGESGGISKMEYLVSSPSLSVGVEEVQGFKVKEEYKNLSVVLRGTANRFESRVERFSLTNPRLSLEAEGKAPSPLRFRKGAALDLSVTFRPSPDDKKLALVGGFLSPRGDGSFSGRIQGTLSKPKIVSPDGGG; encoded by the coding sequence ATGAATATAAGAAACAGGATAAAAATACCGGGAAAAATATCTGTCCCCGCATACGTCGGGATATTCCTCGTGTCCCTTCTGGCTTTTTTGCTCCTTGGATTTCCCTGGGACTCGGTTGAGAGAAGAGTCGCCTTCGAGATACAGAGCAACTCCCCGGTTCCGGTTCTCATAGGCAGCACGGACCTCAAGGGCATTTCCTCGGTCGAGCTTAATGATGTCCGGATTCTGCTTGGGGACAGGGGGATGCTTGTGATTGACAGGGCAAGGGTGAGCGCTGGTCTTTTCTCCGTCATTTTTTCGGACGACACGCGGGTTTCCTTTTCGGTTGATGCCTACGGGGGGAAAATAGACGGCAAGGTTTCGCAGAACAAGAAGAAAAACAAGGTCACAAGCGCCGAGGTGGACGTGAATTCCGTCGAGTCCTCGACCGTTTCCCGCCTGTTTCTCGAGGGCGGGGGGATTTCGTTGAGCGGCAAGGTTGACGGAAGCGTGAAGTTCCTTGGAGAAGGGGAAAGCGGGGGAATTTCCAAGATGGAGTATCTTGTATCTTCACCTTCTCTTTCGGTCGGGGTTGAGGAGGTGCAGGGTTTTAAGGTGAAGGAGGAGTACAAAAACTTAAGCGTGGTGCTCCGCGGCACCGCTAACCGCTTCGAGTCGCGAGTCGAGAGGTTTTCCCTCACTAACCCCAGGCTGTCACTTGAGGCGGAGGGAAAGGCTCCGTCTCCGCTCAGGTTCAGAAAGGGAGCCGCCCTCGATCTCTCCGTTACGTTCAGGCCTTCTCCGGACGATAAGAAGCTTGCTCTTGTCGGCGGTTTTCTAAGCCCCCGCGGGGACGGCAGCTTCTCCGGGAGGATTCAGGGTACGCTCTCAAAACCCAAGATCGTGAGCCCGGACGGGGGCGGTTGA
- the pheA gene encoding prephenate dehydratase, translating to MAPNKELAAVRKEIDALDSELLELINKRAELATEVSRLKKKASLRVYDLDREREIEAKITESNSGPLSDEDILLVFRDIISRCRSLQHDEKVAYLGPEGSFSNQAAFRRFGASSELLPVSSVVDVFEEVHGKRADFGIVPVENSVEGSVGDVLDMFLEWDLSISAECFERVEHFLLSASGDMKDVKTVASHPQALGQCKRWIAANLYGVKLLETSSTAAAAKLAARENDVAAIASEFSGTIYNLKTIQSYIEDSPRNMTRFVIVGREKPPPCGEDKTSIAFSVKDEPGVLYRAFFLPFSKSNINLTKIESRPLRDGQWEYVFFVDFSGHREEDAVRDALEKVEANCVFLKVLGSYPVGSLG from the coding sequence ATGGCTCCCAACAAAGAACTCGCCGCTGTAAGAAAGGAAATAGACGCGCTTGACTCCGAGCTGCTTGAACTTATAAACAAGCGGGCCGAACTCGCGACAGAGGTAAGCAGGCTCAAGAAAAAAGCTTCCCTGAGAGTTTACGACCTGGACAGAGAGAGGGAGATTGAAGCCAAGATAACGGAGAGCAACTCCGGCCCCCTCTCGGACGAGGACATCCTTTTAGTTTTCAGGGATATAATATCGCGTTGCAGGTCTCTTCAGCACGATGAGAAAGTCGCCTACCTGGGACCCGAAGGCAGTTTCTCAAACCAGGCCGCGTTTCGAAGATTCGGCGCTTCCTCCGAGCTTTTGCCCGTGTCGAGCGTCGTGGACGTGTTCGAGGAGGTGCACGGCAAAAGGGCCGATTTCGGCATAGTGCCCGTCGAGAACTCGGTAGAAGGCTCGGTGGGAGACGTGCTGGACATGTTCCTTGAGTGGGACCTCAGCATTTCCGCAGAGTGTTTTGAGCGCGTCGAGCACTTTCTGCTTTCCGCAAGCGGCGACATGAAGGATGTAAAGACCGTCGCCTCGCATCCCCAAGCGCTGGGGCAGTGCAAGAGGTGGATCGCCGCGAACCTCTACGGAGTCAAGCTTCTTGAGACCTCAAGCACCGCGGCGGCGGCGAAGCTTGCCGCGAGGGAAAACGATGTGGCTGCGATCGCAAGCGAGTTCTCGGGAACCATATACAACCTGAAGACGATCCAGAGCTACATAGAGGACAGCCCGCGCAACATGACCCGGTTCGTGATCGTGGGCAGGGAGAAGCCTCCCCCGTGCGGAGAGGACAAGACTTCGATTGCCTTTTCCGTCAAGGATGAGCCGGGAGTGCTTTACAGGGCGTTTTTTCTTCCTTTTTCGAAATCCAACATAAACCTCACCAAGATCGAGTCCAGACCCCTGCGGGACGGGCAGTGGGAGTATGTGTTCTTCGTTGACTTCTCGGGACATCGCGAGGAAGATGCCGTAAGGGACGCCCTCGAGAAAGTGGAAGCCAACTGCGTTTTTCTAAAGGTGCTCGGATCCTACCCAGTCGGATCGCTGGGCTGA
- a CDS encoding histidinol-phosphate transaminase has product MEPRASVKSLIPYIPGKPIEELERELGIQGAAKMASNENPLGPSPLAQKALAEHVSKVNLYPDGGCFELRRKLSEKLGVAEDTIVIGNGSNEVIEIVARTFLEPGDEAIYGRHAFIVYPIVTQSLGCSHVISEMPDLTHDLEDMLSLVTPKTKIIYIANPNNPTGTIVRRDEFERFLKRVPEDVIVLVDEAYFEYVDDPEYPDTLRYHHARESLVTVRTFSKIYGLAGLRVGYGVASAEAVSYMDRVREPFNVNSAAQAAACAALDDEGHVARSRGLNREGKEFFREKLGELGVGYTESHTNFFLVDLERDPMPVYEALLRDGVITRPVGGYGLKTHLRVSFGLAQENERFIESLRRILGR; this is encoded by the coding sequence ATGGAACCAAGAGCAAGCGTAAAAAGCCTTATCCCCTACATTCCGGGAAAACCTATCGAGGAACTTGAGCGGGAACTCGGGATCCAAGGCGCGGCGAAGATGGCTTCGAACGAAAACCCCCTGGGCCCCTCCCCGCTCGCGCAAAAGGCGCTTGCGGAACACGTCTCGAAGGTAAACCTCTACCCGGACGGGGGCTGTTTCGAACTCAGGCGGAAACTTTCTGAGAAGCTCGGGGTGGCGGAGGACACCATAGTGATCGGCAACGGTTCGAACGAGGTGATAGAAATAGTTGCCAGGACGTTTCTCGAGCCGGGGGATGAAGCCATATACGGCCGTCACGCGTTTATCGTCTACCCGATCGTTACCCAGTCCCTCGGATGCTCTCACGTCATCTCCGAAATGCCGGATCTTACGCATGATCTCGAGGACATGCTTTCTCTGGTGACTCCGAAAACGAAAATCATCTATATCGCGAACCCGAACAACCCCACGGGGACTATAGTGAGGAGGGACGAGTTCGAGCGGTTCCTCAAGCGGGTGCCCGAGGACGTGATAGTGCTTGTGGACGAAGCCTATTTCGAGTACGTTGACGACCCCGAGTATCCGGACACGCTACGCTACCACCACGCTCGCGAATCGCTCGTGACGGTGAGAACCTTCTCCAAGATTTACGGGCTCGCGGGCCTCAGGGTCGGCTACGGGGTGGCGTCCGCCGAGGCGGTTTCCTACATGGACAGGGTGCGGGAACCGTTTAACGTGAACTCGGCCGCCCAGGCGGCGGCCTGCGCCGCGCTTGACGACGAGGGCCACGTCGCGCGCTCAAGGGGGCTTAACCGCGAGGGGAAGGAATTTTTCCGCGAGAAACTCGGCGAGCTCGGGGTCGGGTACACTGAGTCCCATACGAATTTCTTTCTCGTGGACCTTGAGAGGGACCCGATGCCGGTTTACGAGGCGCTTCTTCGCGACGGAGTGATAACGAGGCCCGTGGGCGGCTACGGACTTAAAACTCATCTCAGGGTAAGCTTCGGTCTCGCGCAGGAAAACGAAAGATTCATCGAATCGCTAAGGAGAATTCTCGGAAGATGA
- a CDS encoding prephenate dehydrogenase/arogenate dehydrogenase family protein, giving the protein MTFKKVAVIGLGLIGGSLAAALRNSGEVGEVFGVERDAESLRFALEGGIADAGSSEIGPGISGSEIVVVATYVDVIAGVAKEASRFVSPDAVVCDTGSVKAPIVREMEKGPRKIRFVGAHPIAGREVSGVRESDPALFSGKRCVVTPVESTCPEALSVVKMLFSLVGSEVVEMDPESHDEVFSLVSHLPHAVAYSLVGAVASSGGERNLFDFSGGGLADFTRVAGSSPEMWAGIFIENRDALLRAICGFSGKLEEIEKALVSGNVEELATLLREARDSKRDLGK; this is encoded by the coding sequence ATGACTTTTAAAAAGGTGGCGGTGATCGGTTTGGGGCTCATAGGAGGTTCCCTCGCGGCGGCTCTCCGCAACTCAGGAGAGGTGGGGGAGGTCTTCGGGGTCGAAAGGGATGCGGAGTCGCTCCGCTTCGCCCTCGAGGGCGGAATCGCGGACGCGGGCTCTTCCGAGATAGGCCCTGGGATATCCGGATCCGAAATAGTCGTCGTCGCAACCTATGTAGACGTCATAGCCGGGGTCGCGAAGGAAGCCTCCCGGTTCGTTTCCCCGGACGCGGTCGTTTGCGACACGGGGAGCGTTAAGGCTCCGATAGTGAGGGAGATGGAAAAGGGTCCCCGGAAGATCCGCTTCGTGGGAGCCCATCCCATCGCGGGAAGGGAAGTGTCCGGGGTAAGGGAGTCTGATCCCGCTCTTTTCTCCGGAAAAAGATGCGTGGTCACGCCCGTGGAGAGCACGTGTCCCGAGGCTCTCTCCGTGGTCAAGATGCTTTTTTCGCTTGTTGGAAGCGAGGTTGTGGAGATGGATCCCGAGTCCCACGACGAGGTCTTCTCGCTCGTAAGCCACCTCCCCCACGCGGTCGCCTATTCGCTTGTCGGTGCCGTGGCTTCTTCGGGAGGCGAGAGAAACCTTTTTGATTTTTCGGGAGGGGGCCTTGCCGACTTCACCAGGGTCGCGGGAAGTTCCCCCGAGATGTGGGCCGGGATTTTCATCGAGAACCGCGACGCGCTGCTCCGCGCCATCTGTGGTTTCTCGGGGAAGCTCGAGGAAATTGAAAAAGCCCTGGTCTCCGGTAATGTAGAAGAACTGGCGACACTTTTGAGGGAAGCCCGGGATTCCAAAAGGGATCTCGGGAAGTGA
- the msrB gene encoding peptide-methionine (R)-S-oxide reductase MsrB, which produces MSDKVKKTDEQWQQQLSSEQFLVTRKAGTERAFTGKYHDHHEKGMYRCVCCGQKLFRFSEKFDSGTGWPSFWEPVSQENVTEKADHSHGMTRTEVLCSKCDAHLGHVFPDGPQPTGMRYCINSASLDFEEEKEE; this is translated from the coding sequence ATGTCCGATAAGGTAAAGAAAACGGACGAGCAGTGGCAGCAGCAGCTCTCCAGCGAGCAGTTTCTGGTCACGAGAAAAGCGGGCACCGAGAGGGCCTTTACCGGAAAGTACCACGACCATCACGAAAAAGGCATGTACAGATGCGTGTGCTGCGGGCAGAAGCTTTTCCGTTTTTCGGAAAAATTCGATTCCGGAACGGGATGGCCAAGCTTCTGGGAACCCGTCTCGCAGGAGAACGTGACGGAGAAGGCCGACCACTCCCACGGGATGACGAGAACCGAGGTTCTCTGCTCAAAGTGCGACGCCCATCTGGGCCACGTTTTCCCTGACGGCCCCCAGCCCACCGGGATGAGGTACTGCATAAATTCCGCCTCTTTGGATTTTGAGGAAGAAAAAGAGGAGTAG
- the cofC gene encoding 2-phospho-L-lactate guanylyltransferase, protein MLKFILIPVKDLSRANERLASVLSKKQRTELAYVMLEDVFSAVGSSKLADNKVIVTVDRKAEKMALEEGFDVIREEEPLGESGSVDLALQVCRKMGAKSVLVIPGDTPLVTGEDLDFILEKEKKGKSVILVPSDDELGTNAILRKPPDTIPSMFGNDSFRKHREEAERRYVPCDIYKNLNISIDIDEPGDIETFSLYGSHTRTYRKLLELGLIREETKKNGAAAG, encoded by the coding sequence ATTTTGAAGTTCATATTGATTCCGGTAAAAGATCTTTCCAGAGCGAACGAGAGGCTCGCCTCCGTGCTCAGCAAAAAACAGAGGACCGAGCTTGCCTACGTGATGCTTGAGGATGTGTTCTCCGCGGTCGGAAGCTCCAAGCTTGCCGACAACAAGGTTATCGTGACGGTTGACAGGAAGGCGGAGAAAATGGCGCTTGAGGAAGGGTTTGACGTCATAAGGGAGGAAGAGCCGCTCGGAGAAAGCGGGTCGGTCGACCTGGCGCTTCAGGTCTGCAGGAAAATGGGCGCCAAATCGGTGCTCGTGATTCCGGGCGACACCCCGCTTGTAACCGGCGAGGATCTCGATTTCATCCTTGAGAAGGAAAAAAAGGGAAAGTCCGTTATCCTGGTGCCCTCAGATGACGAGCTCGGCACAAACGCCATACTGAGAAAGCCCCCCGACACCATACCATCCATGTTCGGCAACGACAGCTTCAGGAAACACAGGGAGGAAGCCGAACGGAGATACGTGCCCTGCGACATCTACAAGAATCTGAACATCAGCATCGATATTGACGAACCCGGCGACATAGAGACCTTCTCCCTCTACGGTTCCCACACCAGAACCTACAGAAAACTCCTGGAACTCGGACTCATCAGGGAAGAAACCAAGAAAAACGGCGCGGCCGCCGGCTGA
- the hisB gene encoding imidazoleglycerol-phosphate dehydratase HisB, with the protein MTRKAVLKRKTSEVSASVELDLDGTGKFDISTGVPFFDHMLSQFAKHGYFDLTVKAEGDIDVDFHHTVEDVGIALGEAFSEALGDKRGITRYGHAVIPFDDVLVVVAVDLSDRPCFVFKGDIPGGKVGDFDAELAEEFFKSLTNSLRCNLHIEFRHGTNLHHIIEAMFKALGRSMDAASALDGRRDDIPSTKGTL; encoded by the coding sequence ATGACCCGCAAAGCGGTTTTAAAAAGAAAGACATCCGAAGTGAGCGCCAGCGTAGAACTTGATCTTGACGGAACCGGGAAATTCGACATCTCGACCGGGGTGCCGTTTTTCGATCACATGTTGAGCCAGTTCGCAAAGCACGGCTACTTTGACCTGACGGTGAAGGCCGAGGGAGACATTGACGTTGATTTCCACCACACCGTTGAGGACGTCGGGATAGCGCTCGGCGAAGCTTTCTCTGAAGCCCTCGGAGACAAGAGGGGAATCACGAGGTACGGACACGCCGTAATTCCCTTTGACGACGTGCTTGTCGTGGTGGCGGTCGATCTAAGCGACAGGCCCTGCTTCGTTTTCAAGGGGGATATCCCGGGGGGCAAGGTCGGGGACTTTGACGCGGAGCTTGCCGAGGAGTTTTTCAAGTCTCTTACGAACTCGCTTCGCTGCAATCTGCACATCGAGTTTCGCCACGGAACGAACCTGCACCACATAATAGAGGCCATGTTCAAAGCCTTGGGAAGATCCATGGATGCTGCCTCAGCGCTTGACGGGCGCCGCGACGATATTCCCTCGACCAAGGGGACTCTCTAG
- the hisH gene encoding imidazole glycerol phosphate synthase subunit HisH gives MISIVDYGMGNLRSVEKGFTSQGIDVRVTSDPGDIESSSGIVLPGVGAFGDCVKNLRDRSMIGPIKDFVESGRPFLGICLGFQVLFESSEEAPGEQGLGIFRGKVVRFRPEDKSMKVPHMGWNRVSAPERNPILEGIPQRSWFYFVHSYHVVSEQAGVEVLVSDYGGSFEAGVISGNLSAFQFHPEKSSDYGLTILRNFSKLCLEN, from the coding sequence GTGATTTCCATAGTGGATTACGGAATGGGGAACCTGAGAAGCGTCGAGAAGGGCTTTACCTCCCAGGGCATTGACGTGCGCGTTACCTCGGATCCGGGCGACATAGAGAGCTCAAGCGGCATCGTGCTTCCCGGAGTCGGGGCTTTCGGCGACTGCGTAAAGAACCTTCGGGACCGCTCCATGATCGGACCCATAAAGGATTTTGTCGAGAGCGGGCGGCCTTTTTTGGGAATATGCCTCGGATTTCAGGTGCTGTTTGAGTCAAGCGAAGAGGCGCCGGGGGAGCAGGGGCTCGGGATCTTCAGGGGGAAGGTCGTTCGGTTCCGCCCCGAGGATAAGAGCATGAAAGTGCCCCACATGGGCTGGAACAGGGTGAGTGCGCCCGAGCGGAATCCCATACTCGAGGGGATACCGCAGCGAAGCTGGTTTTATTTCGTTCACTCCTACCACGTGGTCTCGGAGCAGGCCGGGGTTGAGGTTCTTGTCTCTGATTACGGAGGCTCCTTTGAGGCGGGGGTCATATCGGGCAACCTCTCGGCTTTCCAGTTTCACCCTGAAAAAAGCTCTGACTACGGGCTCACGATCTTGAGGAACTTCTCGAAGCTCTGTCTTGAGAACTGA
- a CDS encoding transglycosylase SLT domain-containing protein — protein MAGDKDISSPDSVPKPRDFRNGAFFQSFRRRHKGPPRFGELKVMGPKKTALRVFLFVFLLVAVSADAARASNADCKKALLSAEQTLEARFLKLHCHARNDQHAEVRGILAEIRDKLIFMEDYLLYYEAEAALGLGQKEKAEALFLKILKHHPNSAVGHDAHEQLAKIHLESDRHAEAEKIYSQLARKTDSRWKKAVHLKNLGEIKERQGLFHAASGVFERIWVEHPEVSFSDYVFELHEKNEKVFTPSPQQFVKRGKVMFAAGNWESALSAFSGAPQTKAVRIKTGICLYRLSRFPEALEVFSAIDSPKAFYWKGVTLMSMEKEKEAIGVFELLHKLNPKSPWAVKSLFKAARLRHLREEFEEAERLYRLIIEKYPRREEAEKSAWNLGWIHYRKKEYEKAVEIFSDRAWAYGAERERFLYWYARAAERAGDKPGALFALGKLADSRKITYYSFLAKLRLKQALPPLRSTAAAYSGNPFGKNPAIEKFLFFIKAGIYDLALREAELLRPRAKTVVQRIYLASLYLQAHDYKSSISLADGLGSPEALRLSFPKGFEKRVRLFSHKYALDEFLVYSVIREESHFDKEAVSVSDARGLMQLLPSTALEAAPKAGLSNFQASQLFSPDINLDLGCYYLSWLLSIFEGNFAVSLAGYNGGPTSAKTWYEKNGSLDIDEFVEEIPFEQSRNYVKKILRSYAAYEAVYGREKDQFSRQSFEKFLKIVSP, from the coding sequence ATGGCAGGGGATAAGGACATTTCCTCACCTGATAGTGTTCCCAAGCCTCGCGATTTTCGTAACGGCGCTTTCTTTCAATCTTTTCGGAGAAGGCATAAGGGACCTCCTCGCTTCGGAGAACTCAAGGTAATGGGGCCGAAAAAGACCGCGCTGCGGGTTTTTCTTTTTGTTTTCCTTCTTGTCGCCGTCTCCGCGGATGCGGCGCGCGCCAGCAACGCCGACTGCAAAAAAGCCCTGCTCTCCGCCGAGCAAACCCTCGAGGCGCGGTTTCTCAAGCTTCACTGCCACGCCCGAAACGATCAGCACGCGGAGGTGCGCGGGATCCTGGCCGAGATAAGGGACAAGCTCATCTTCATGGAGGATTACCTGCTCTATTACGAGGCGGAGGCGGCGCTCGGCCTCGGGCAGAAAGAAAAAGCGGAAGCGCTTTTCCTTAAAATCCTGAAACATCACCCGAATTCGGCGGTCGGCCATGACGCGCACGAGCAGCTCGCCAAAATCCACCTTGAAAGCGATCGCCACGCGGAGGCGGAGAAAATATACTCCCAGCTCGCCCGAAAAACGGACAGCAGGTGGAAAAAAGCCGTCCATCTTAAAAACCTGGGCGAAATAAAGGAAAGACAGGGGCTGTTTCACGCGGCCTCGGGGGTGTTTGAGAGAATTTGGGTCGAGCACCCCGAAGTGAGCTTCTCCGACTACGTGTTTGAACTTCACGAAAAAAACGAAAAGGTCTTCACTCCCTCTCCGCAGCAATTCGTAAAAAGAGGGAAAGTCATGTTCGCAGCCGGAAACTGGGAGAGTGCGCTTTCGGCCTTCTCCGGGGCTCCCCAGACAAAAGCGGTCAGAATAAAAACCGGCATCTGCCTCTACAGGCTCTCGAGGTTTCCCGAAGCCTTGGAAGTCTTCTCGGCCATAGACTCCCCGAAGGCTTTTTACTGGAAGGGCGTGACCCTGATGAGCATGGAAAAAGAAAAAGAAGCCATAGGAGTTTTCGAGCTTCTCCATAAGCTTAACCCGAAAAGTCCCTGGGCCGTGAAATCGCTTTTTAAGGCCGCGAGGCTCCGCCACCTGCGCGAAGAATTCGAAGAGGCCGAGCGCCTCTACCGCCTCATCATCGAGAAATATCCCAGGAGGGAGGAGGCCGAGAAAAGCGCCTGGAATCTCGGATGGATCCACTACAGGAAAAAGGAGTACGAAAAGGCGGTCGAGATTTTCTCTGACCGCGCCTGGGCGTACGGCGCCGAGCGGGAGCGCTTTCTTTACTGGTACGCGAGAGCGGCCGAGCGGGCGGGGGACAAGCCCGGGGCTCTTTTCGCGCTTGGAAAGCTAGCCGACTCGCGGAAAATCACCTACTATTCGTTCCTCGCCAAACTCAGGCTCAAGCAGGCCCTGCCCCCGCTTCGGAGCACGGCCGCCGCCTACTCGGGGAACCCCTTCGGGAAAAATCCCGCGATCGAGAAATTCCTTTTCTTCATAAAGGCCGGGATATACGATCTCGCGCTACGGGAGGCGGAACTTCTGCGCCCCCGGGCGAAAACGGTAGTGCAGCGGATCTATCTCGCCTCGCTTTACCTGCAGGCGCACGACTACAAAAGCTCCATAAGCCTGGCAGACGGTCTCGGATCCCCCGAGGCGCTCCGCCTCTCCTTTCCGAAGGGGTTTGAGAAGCGGGTAAGGCTTTTTTCGCACAAATACGCCCTTGATGAGTTCCTTGTCTATTCCGTCATAAGGGAGGAGAGCCATTTCGACAAGGAGGCGGTTTCCGTTTCCGACGCGAGGGGACTCATGCAGCTTCTGCCCTCGACGGCGCTTGAGGCGGCGCCCAAGGCGGGCCTCAGCAATTTTCAGGCCTCCCAGCTTTTCTCTCCCGACATAAACCTTGATCTCGGATGCTACTACCTGAGCTGGCTGCTCAGCATCTTCGAGGGGAATTTCGCCGTAAGCCTCGCCGGGTATAACGGCGGTCCCACGAGCGCCAAGACATGGTACGAGAAAAACGGCTCTCTCGACATCGACGAATTCGTAGAGGAAATCCCGTTTGAGCAGTCAAGGAACTATGTGAAGAAAATCCTCAGGAGCTACGCCGCGTACGAAGCGGTTTACGGACGGGAGAAGGATCAGTTCTCAAGACAGAGCTTCGAGAAGTTCCTCAAGATCGTGAGCCCGTAG
- a CDS encoding ABC transporter permease — MYVKTQIAITGTIILLIILVAIFAPALSPYEYDQTNFSNALRAPDSVHLMGTDQEGRDLLSRVIHGSRISIAVAVGTAAMALVIGTVLGAVSGYAGGKIDELIMRTVDVFYAVPDLLLIVLLTLVIGTGVTGIVISLGVMSWMRVARIVRGSVLQIKSFEYVESARALGAPPRTILIRHILPNTLSPLIVTVTFSVPYAILTESTLSFLGLGISPPEASWGTLASTGWQGIRTFPHLIVFPSLAIFVTALSFNLFGEGIRDLLASENSR, encoded by the coding sequence ATGTACGTAAAAACCCAGATAGCGATCACGGGAACGATAATACTCCTCATAATTCTGGTAGCTATTTTCGCGCCCGCTCTCTCCCCCTACGAGTACGACCAGACGAATTTCTCGAACGCCCTTCGCGCTCCCGACTCGGTGCACCTCATGGGAACGGACCAGGAGGGGCGCGACCTGCTGAGCAGGGTCATCCACGGCTCGAGGATATCGATCGCAGTCGCCGTTGGAACCGCGGCCATGGCCCTCGTCATAGGAACGGTGCTCGGAGCGGTCTCGGGATACGCGGGGGGAAAAATCGACGAACTCATAATGCGCACGGTGGACGTGTTCTACGCCGTTCCCGATCTTTTGCTGATCGTCCTGCTGACGCTGGTTATCGGAACCGGGGTAACGGGCATCGTCATATCCCTGGGGGTTATGTCGTGGATGAGGGTCGCGAGGATAGTTAGGGGAAGCGTTTTGCAGATAAAGTCGTTTGAGTACGTTGAGTCGGCAAGGGCGCTCGGGGCACCCCCCCGGACCATTCTGATAAGGCACATTCTTCCCAACACGCTCAGTCCCCTGATAGTCACCGTCACGTTTTCGGTTCCCTACGCCATCCTAACGGAATCCACGCTTAGCTTTCTAGGCCTCGGCATATCCCCTCCCGAGGCAAGCTGGGGAACGCTTGCGAGCACCGGATGGCAGGGGATAAGGACATTTCCTCACCTGATAGTGTTCCCAAGCCTCGCGATTTTCGTAACGGCGCTTTCTTTCAATCTTTTCGGAGAAGGCATAAGGGACCTCCTCGCTTCGGAGAACTCAAGGTAA